The Colletotrichum destructivum chromosome 8, complete sequence genome includes the window GAGTACTGCACGAAGTCGTCTGCGGCCTTCTTGGACGGCTGCATCGACTTAATCCCTTCCCGGCCCACCTTCCTGAGAATCTTTGCAAAGTAGGTGACCTGGACCTCTATATTATGCGGTACCGTGCCCGAGCGGCCGGCACCGTTGGGTCCCTGAATGAAGCCGAGGTTCGGGAACCCGGGCGTCGCGAAGCCGAGGTAGCTATACGGGAACCCGTACTCTCCATCCGGAGACCACAGCTGGGCGATGCTTTTGCCGTTTGCGGTGATGCCAAATGGAGGGAGGACGTCGACATTTGCCCCAGTCGCAGCGAAGACGGCATCCACTTCGCGATGCGTGCCATCTGCCGTCTCGATGCCGGTCTCGGTGAACCGCTTGATGGGGTTCTGGATGTAATCAACGTTGTCCTtcatgatggcctcgagaTATTCGGGGCCCGGCGTCAACCGACGGCAATGCGGAGAGAAGCCCGGGATCATGCTGTTGATGAGGTCCGGCCGCTTAGCCAGGCGCACTGCGAGATGCTTCAGGAGCGCTTCGCGCGCCTCCTTGTTGCTGTCGGAGTCTTTGAGCCACCCGTGGAAGAAACGCCAGTGGCTCTGCTCCAGGTTCTTCCGATACTTGAGGTAGACGTCCGTATCCTGGAACGAGTCTCTCAGCTCCTTGGATATCAACTTGCGTTCAATCTTGGTTGATTCCCCGCCCCAGGACTCGGCTATCCAAGTTTTGCTCCGGGCGTAGTGGTCTAGCCGAGCGACCTTCTTCTGGAGGTGTGGCACGAGTTGGATGCCACTCGCCCCGTTGCCAATGACTGCCACTCTCTTTCCCGAGACATCATATGTCGGGTCCCAGTTCGACGTGTGTCTGATGTGTCCCTTGAAGTCGTTGATTCCCGGGTAATCGGGCAGCCTCCAGTCGTTGAAGCGCCCAATGGCCGTCAGAACAAAATCTGTTTCGTGGATTTGAACCTCCCCGTTCTGGAGGTTGCAGACCTTGACCAGCCAGATCGACTTTTCATTGTCCCATTGGAGGGAACCCTAATAAATGATTAAGAGCATCAACCGAAAGTGATGGCTAGGGAAGAGCGGCAGCAAAAAGAGAAACTGAAGTACGAGTCGTGAAAGCCTACGTTTTCCATCTCTTGCAGGCTTGGGAAGCGTCGTTCTGTTAGGCTTAGTGCGGAATTACATAGTATATTGACTCGGTCACGGTTAATTCAACATTCATCACTGGGACGGAGTCTACACATTGACTTGCAATTCTGCCCCCTGCTTAAGCAAGAGTACTATGCGTTTCTAGCCTGTGCAAAGTTAAGGTTATAATGGATCCAGCTGATAACTGACACACTTACGTGACTGCAAACTCAAGAAAAGACATATTCCTCTCACATATGACCCTAACCCTAACTCTATCTCTAACTCAAATCCTAACCCCGCCCCTTGCCTAAAGACGAACTGGCATAAATGCTAATCCTATTATAGCTAACAGGCCAGTTTTGGGTGACGTGTAGTTGCGTGAAAGCATTGTTATCAACTGGATCTATTGTGACCTCAGCTCTGCACAGGCTCGAAACGTATGGTCCTCTCGCCTGAGCAGGGGGTGAGCACTCACTAGGATGGGAGGTACCAGCGGCTAACGGTTTTCAGAGTCTCCGCCCAGATTGCGTTGGACTGATGTGGGACTCTACCTACGTACTTGCCAGGGGGATCCGCTGGAAAAAATTTGCTGTAGATATGCGCGCAAAGGTTGACTGCTGATTCGTAGCTTACATGCTCCTAGGGGCATGCGCAAAAGTTCCTTTGTAGGGGTGCGAGAGGGTCcggtgggtgggtggggtAATGCTTCGGCGTAAGGCTATGAGCTTGACCTGGTTAAGCAATTCTAGGCCCTTGGCGTAAGGGTTTAAGCCTCGGAGCACGACCAACGATGATGCAGGCTATTTGCTTGGCCTAGGTAATTGGGCTTCATGTTCCCAGACGCGGGGTTTCCTGGGTGCACTCGTCGTTATGAAGGTCTACAAACTGCTTCCCTTCCCGATGGACGCAATAATCATCGTGTTTTTCTCATGGCGTGAGTGCCTTACTTACTGTACATGCCCTTCTTTCACTAGAGACCTCCAGTATGGGtatgtgatgatgatgctcgAGGCTGCCAGCACAAATAAGCAGACGGCTAACCTCGTGAACCAATCAGGTTTGCGTTACACGACTGTCGACAGACAGTCCTGGAAGACCGAGAGATTACCAAAAGAGACGGGCACTCTCCTCGTCAATGTGTCTCCTGACGACGCTCTGCGCGAGCACTCAGATGGCTCCGTCACAGAcgcttcctcgccctctgcTGCTGTCCGGAATTTCCTTCTGGACGGAACACGCAAGGAACACAGCCTAGTgaagctcctcctcccggtGTGGTCGGGCTACGTGGTTCAGTCCGACTTTCTCGAGCGGCGTATGGTCGACTGCTTGAACGTGACCGAGGTGCGAGGCTTCGTCGTGCCGGGGCAGCATGTCCAGGGGCTATCCGCCGACGCCTACGAGTCCATGAGCCTGTCCGACCTGCTGTCCTACTGCTACGGTGCCGTCGTGATGGCCCCATCTTGTGCCGCTGCCGTGCAAAAATCTGCcgcgctgctcgacgaggagctgacCAAGCGTCTTTCCTTCGCCTGGCTATCGCCAAACCCCATACCCCGGAAGCGGCTGGCGTTTGTGGGCGCGGCGCCCCTGAGTAAGTTTAAGGGgtacgccgccgcggccgccgcgttGAACATTGCGCTGGTCGTCTTGGACGTGCCGGAACAGGTGGTCGCCCGCGACGAATACGCCCACCTCCGCGAGGAGTTTGTGCCGGTCGACTTGACGGCCGACGCCGGCTTGGCCCGGCGCCTTGCGGACGCGGTATCCGAGATGCAGGGCGCCGGCAAACGCTTCGACGGCATCATGtccgtcgacgagcacctcctcggcatcgtctcTCAGGCGGCCACCCTGTTGGGGTTTcccacctcgccgcccgcggccATCGCCTTGGCACAGAACAAGTTTCAGACGCGCcagctcgacgacaacgcctACGCCCGGCTTCTCCGCTCGCCGGCCGACCTGGAGGCGCtgctcgccgagaaggacaGCGGGCGggccccgccgccgtacCCGCTCATCGTCAAGCCCTGCAAGGGCTGGTCGTCCGAGGGTGTCTGGAAGGTGGCCAACGAGCGCGAGCTGCGGGCCAGGGTGCCCATGCTGTGGCAGGACCTCTTCGCCGATTGGCATGGCCGCGAattcgtcgtcgaggcgtaCGTCGATGggcccgaggtcgacgccaacATGGCGCTCGTGGACGGAGAGGTCGCGTTCTTCGAGGTCAACGACGACTTCCCCAGCTCCGCGGAtaacgatgatgacggcagAACCAAGGAAAAGTCTCCCCCGGCCACGTTCGTCGAGACATCAAACATGCTGCCGTCGGCCCTGGCGGCcagcgagctcgaggcgctgcggcggcgactgCATGagatcgccctcgccgtcggcttcCGAGACGGCGTCCTGCACATGGAGGCCCGGCTGCGCAATTCGAGCAGCCACTACGCCAGGGAAGAAGGTGGCGGTCCCGACGGAaacggcggcctcgtcgacctgcgGCCCAAGGTGGGGGCGacagcctcctcggcgaagccAGAGGACGTCTTCCTTATCGAGATCAacccccggccgccggggtGGCAGGAGGTGGAGGCCACGGCGCACGCGTACGGCGTCTCGTACTACAGCCTGGCGGTCCTCAACGCCGTGGGCGACCGGGAGCGCTTCGCGGCCCTGTCACGGCCGTTCGTGGGAGGGGCCCAGTACCACATGcagctcctcttcgtctcggCCCAGAAGGGCGGCACCTACCGGTCGGGCGACGTCTGCGCGGCCGTCCTGGACCACGGGGGGCCGGCGGGCCGCCGCTTGCGCGAACACGTCGTCAAGTGCGCGACCCTCATGCAGGACGGCCAGGAGGTCCCCGATCCCCGCACAGGCAAGGTCTTTGGCAGCTTcatcgccttcttcctgGTCGTCTCGCGCACAAGCCGGCGGGAGGCCATCGGCATTGGGCGCGAGATTGAGCAGCTGGTCAGAGCGCATACCGACGGCTTTTAGCACATGGAGTGGACGGGCTCGCGCCGTAGGGGTGGTCTTGTTAAGATGCAGTGTGAGGTATTATTCCGCTTCTTCTGCCACAAGCTTGTTTTTAAGCGTGACTGGAACCAACGGAACCGGCCCTCTGGAGATGCAGAAAAAACTTGGATGGTATGGAGATAACATCTAGATCACATTAAAATACAAACGCATGAGTAGAGACAGGATTAGTTAACGACAGGCCAACTTAGCTATCAACCCGACCTGATACACCCCATTCACTGGAACCCCTAGGCTATTTCTTTCGTCCGCGTGGGGATTATTAGGCGTCCTGGAAAAAGATATCAACGTCACGCCCCGAGTCTCGCGGTGACTCACACATGTTATTGCCTCGATGCATGTCGTCGTTTGGCGTCCAACAAAAGATCCTTCCAAATCAACGGCCCCCACCCAGTGAGTCGAGCCCATTCGATTCGCCCTAGAGCTTAATTGCTGTGGTGGGTGGCTCCCTTGCGatactacctacctagacTAAAGAGCACCACATGTTTCGGCAACGGGTAGTTACCCAATTGGTAGACATGACGGCAGGCATACCTTGTCACAGAACAAGGTCGGGTGGAGAGGCAATTTCTGACAACTGTATCAGGACTAACACGACGTTGGGACAAAAGAAGGCGGATCGGGGAGCGCTACCCCTCGGACTGGGTGGGGGGGTTCGGTGGGCTAAGCAGCCTCTAAATCTGTAGGGCACTTTGGAGAGCCGCGTGAGCCCCAACCCCGGCCGAGCAGCATTATGGTCCGCGCTAACAGTGGCCTACGAGCTGTCTCAGCCGGGCTACTTGCTTACTAACTAACTACTGTCATCAGAGGCTAAGGTTAAGGTTGGTGCGGGTCTCACGGACACCTGCTAGCTACGGCCCGGGACTAGCGTGCTAGGGCACCTGTAGCTAGGTACCCAGCATGGGGTATGTCTGACTCAGGGTACCCCAATCTACGGAGCTCCTGTCCGGAGCTAGATGTTAGAATTCCATACGATTATTGGTAGACAAAATCCATAGCTGAGGCTGATTTAGGCGCACCTTTCGCAACCAACCGAGGTCTCTCccctttttcctctttctcttttttttttcttatCTTCATTTTCACCTTCTAGTTTTGGCGGTCTAGGCGAGGGATTTTGTTCCCCTTCTACCAGCCAATGCCAATGAAAAACAATTCACACAGATTCCTCGTCTGCCACTCCCCGGACACCGGCAGAAGAACCTCGACAGCAGCtcttgtcctcgtcccgACAGATTTGCAGACCTTGAATAGAAGACCCTAGCGAAACAGCCTCAACCTAGTCATGACTAATATAAAAAAACACGCTCGCTTACGATGCCGTTGTTGCAAGCGAGCGACGGAAGGAGGTCGTAAACGgacggagaagaaaagaaaaccaaaTCTTGACTTCTCCTCCTACCTACGCAGTTTCCAGTATTGCCGTGGTTAGACAACTATTCCCCTGTCCCTGAACAGAATATTGAATCATCCTACGACTGCTTAGCTTTTTTCGCCTCCGTCTTaagacaccaccaccaccaccaccaccacaacaacaacaaccatcAACCATGACAGACCAAGTAGGCCGGGCGGATGGCCCAGACCTTACCGGTCCTCTCGAAATGTCCAGCACAGGCGATCTGGagaaggccgacgacgacgacgccggccagcTTGACGAGAGCCAGGCCACCAAGGACCTCCCCAGGGTGGCGGATAGGATCCCCAACGCGGCCTGGCTGGTCATGCTGCTCACCATGGCCGAGCGCTTCTCCTTCTACGGCATGACGACGCCCTTAATGAACTACATGCAGAACGGCCGTGGCGACCCTCTGCGCCCCGGCGCTCTGGGCTGGGGCCAGTCGAGGGCCTCGCAGGTCTCCAACGTCTTCAACATCATCTCGTGGCTGACGCCCATGGCctccggcatcgtcgccgacaagggGCTCGGCCGCTACCGGACGCTGTGCGTCACCTTCGTCGTCTAcctcgccggcaccgtcctCCTGTTCGTCTCCAGCCTCGAGTCCCTGGCCCCTTACTCCGCCGGCCTCTTCATCGCCTCCCTGGTCCTCATTGCCCTGGGCATGTCGGGCGCCAACGGCCTcatggccgccttcgtcggcgACCAGTATACcaccgaggacggcgccgtcgtcaccaccCGCAGCGGcgagcacgtcgtcgtcgaccgcaCCCTGACCCTCGAGTCCATCTACAACTACTACTACTGGTGCAtcaacgtcggcggcctGTCCGGCCTGGCCACGACCGCCCTCGAGCTGCACGTCGGCTTCTGGGCCGCCTATCTGCTGCCGCTCTGCGCCCTCTCCGTGTCGGCTGccgtgctcgtcctcggacgCGGTCGTCTGGTCCTCGCACCCACACAGTCCTCAGCCCTCCCGGACGCGCGTCGCGCACTCTGGCTGGCCGTCCGCGGCGGCTTCTccctcgacaaggccagGCCCGCCCGCCAGCAGCTCCAACACTCGCGCAAGGTGCCCTGGACCGACGACttcatcgacgagctccAGACGGCCATGGTGGCCTGCCGTATGATCTTCGCCGTCTGGCCCGTGCTCCACCTCTGCCGCGGCCagatcaacaacaacctcaTCTCGCAGGCCGCCCAGATGGACACCTCGAGCATCCCCAACGACATGATGTACAACGCCAAccccgtcatcatcatcatcctcatgcccctcgtcgaccgcttcctcttcccttGGCTGCGCCGTTCCGGGTTCCCCCTGACGGCCACGACCCGCCTCACGGCCGGCTTCGCCCTTGAGGCcctcgccatggccatggccgccgtcgtgcaGAAGCTCGTCTAcatctcgccgccctgctaCGACGCCCCCCTGCGCTGCGCCGCGTCCAATGCCGGCGCCATCCCGAATGCCGTCTCCGTTTTCGTGCAGCTGCCGGTGTACCTGCTCGAGGCCATGTCCGAGATCctgtcctcgccggccggctggGAGTTGGCTTTCAGCATGGCGCCCGGCAGCATGAAGAGCGTGATGCAGTCCGTCTTCATGAccaccggcgccgttggTGCCGGCTTGAGCATCGCCATCAGTCCCATGTACAAGGACCCCGAGATGCTTTTTGTTTGGGCTTCTTTAGCTATCGTCATGGCAATAGCGACTGTGATATTTTATGCTGTCTGGGGCAGGAATCTTCGTTGAAGGGAACAGAAAAACAAAAGCGACCGACGGCTCGGTTTTGATAGAAGAGCATTCAATCCTCGCGGCTTTCACTCGGCGTGGACGTGGGCTGAGAGCACAACGAGGCGTTCGAATGGGTTTGAATTTGCAGAAAGGCCGTATTGTAATTCGGTGAGGACATAGATGCTTTCTTGTTGTCATTCAGGGGTTTCTGTTGTTCCAATTAACGGACTCGTTCCTTGGTCATGCTCTTTCGCACCCCCAGCACACATGAGGCGCCGATGCAATGTCATTCTAGGTCTGACCGGACCAGATCGCGAGAGGATATCGACACACGAGGAAGACATCGATTGTCAGCCATCACATACAGGCACTAGTTTTATAGAATTACAGATTAATTTCTGTCATTAACCCCACTCCTCTTCCCAACAAGCCTAGCCGTCCCCTTTTTGACTCTGTCATCATGACTTATCGCCAGAGTTTTCGGTCGAAGACTTGGGCCTTTCGGGCAGACCTTTGTTGTCCGAGTCTTTCTCGTCCGATTCTTTCCTGTCCGATTCTTTTTTGTTCGAGTCTTTTTTGGCCGAGTCTTTTTTGGCCGAGTTTTTCTTGTCAGAGTCATTCTTGTTTGagtctttcttcttcttgggtCGTTCACGGTCTTGGGGGGTTGCCTCGTTTTCGTCCCTCTCACCTCCTTgctcatcctcatcgccccAACCCGATATCAGTTCATTGTCagcttctccctcctcgtccgggTCCCACCCCTTCAGAACTCGTCTCGCCGCCTCTCTTCCGACGACTGGGAGCCGCTGCACCCCGTTCTTGCGTGCCGCATCTGGGACCAGCTCCGGGTCCAACAAACCAATTTGCACTAGAACGCTGGCCTGGTCCCAATACACGTGCTCGTGGTAAAGCTTGCCTCCTCTCAATCCGACGATGCTGACCACGAGCACCTCGACTCGCTTGTTCGTTGCCGGGACGCCGGGCAAGATCCACGGCATCTCCTCGGTATGCTTGAAACGAACgtggacctcgtcgacgactcgGTCGGCCCCGATGGTGCGAGAGATGAGGGTCAGTTTCAGTGATGGGGGGTTGCTGAAGAACTGAGAGTAGAAGCGTTCGAGCTCCGATGCTCCAATACCCCCCGTCAGGGTCGGCATGTGAGTGACGTGCGGGCTCTTGTGGGTGGTGTACGTTGACATCGTTTGGTTCAAGTTTCGAGTGAAGAATTTACCTGCGCGCAACAAAATCAGCTCTCGATCTGTCCATGCCTTTTGGCAGCATCAGTTCGGGTAAGTACTGACCCTGTACATTTTCCTCCAACACAAGCTCCAAGTCGACGTGGTTGTTGaacgccttcctcgccgcgctcAAGCTCCGGCTCCACGCCAACTCGGCGGGGACTTTGCTGTATTCTTCCAGGTCATGCTCGGCGAAACCGGGCACGGCGTCGTACGTGTAGGTTGGGTACGCGAGCCGCAATGTTCCTCCCGTGCCGATGCCGCTTTCCACCTTCTTGCGGGTCGTACGCCGTTTGCCCTGTATCCCTACCATCTGGGTTTGCTTCGTAACGCCAATCTCCTCCCCTGCGGCGAGATGAACGAGAGTCGAGATGCTGCTGGGGAAGTGCCCTTTTGGGTCTGGAATGGCCGTCGGATAGTATGCAATGAGCAACCCGAGCTTGAACTCTGGGTTATTATCCATGACGTGGTAGTGCTCCAGGCAGACGGCCGCAGCATCGCCATAAGCTGTCGAGTTAATGATCAGCGTACTCTGTGCCTCTTATCATAATCCATGCCACGCCTTTCTCAACACTAACCGACGATGCCAAAAGTCTCGCAGGGCCCCATTTTCTTTTTGCTCAACGATCGGATCTTGCTCCGGTACTTGTCCGGGCTGCTTCCCATTGGCAGATACTCGACATCGAAGTTCTCGTCGCGCCATTCTCCTAGAGTGATTTGGTCAAAgtcctcatcttcggcgGTTACGTATAGCTTCGGTCGCGCGCGAGGGAAATCCTGGGACAGGAAGTTGGAATCTCTGTAGTTGGAGCTGGTCATGTTGTCTGAGACGATGCGCGCGTTGCGTCCTTCTGATTCCGGCACAGCGGCCTTGACCAGCTTCGGTATATCGATATTCATGACgggtttttcttcttcttcttgcagCTCCTTGCTTGGGGAGGAATAATGGTTGCAAGCTATAACCAGGACGAAGAATAAGATACAGATTTCCTGTTGCTGAGCTGAAGCTCCATTTCTTGTTAATTACCTGTGACGTGACGCGGGTGCTTGTGCATGTCCACCTGATAATGACGTCATGTTTCGAAACGTGCATTGCCCCTCtaaaacccccccccccctgtcaTGTCAACTTGTCTATGATATCAGCGGGGTAGTCAAGTCCAACGCTGTGTGGGGTTGTTCAATTTGTTGTAAAAACAATGCGGTTAGTTACAGGGAGTAATTGACACCTACTAACCTTCACGGCATCATTCTGGTTTTCCTGATGTCAGGATTGCTATTCAACGGCAAGGCGTCGAGATGGCTAATGTCTTATGAATGGATGTTGACGATTTGTTCTACCTAACGGCTGTAAACGTAAACAGACAACGGAGACAGATAATCTTGGTGGCACGCGCGTGGGTGGTTAGTCAGATCCGTCATTAGTTTGGTCCTTAATCATGTCTCTCTGCAACGGAGCGAGGGGCAAAGcgagaaaggaaaaagatGGAGGGAAACGGGTATAAGCACAATTTCCCATTTTCACACAGAACAGAGACCAAAACACATGTATTGCAGGCCAGGAACGTATGGATGGGACTCTTATCTTGATAAGTGCTTGAACAAGCCTAGGAATAGCTGCTGCGACCTACTTGGTAATTAGTCTAGTGGAGAGCGCTTAATGAGGGCGCTGGTGAGCGTCCCACATCACCAGCCACAGTTACACCAGCCACACAGGCTGTGCAGGACCTCCTGCTACAACATACTAAGCTCTTGGATAAGTCCTGTTCCTAAGGACCTTCGTGACCTCCAGTGCCCTCCAATTCTATAGGACATGATGTATCCTGCCACAAGGAGACCTAAAAGGAGCAATATGATGCGACTAGTCAAGGGAGCCGACGTCCTGGTTGATGGAGAAGAGCTCAAAGTAGAAGAAGGGAACGCAAGGAACAAGAAATACCAAGATACGGCCCACAATGAACAGCAAGAAGGGCATAGCTATCTCTCCACGTCCCCTCATCGAAGCCAACCAACTCGGCCTTCCCGTGCAATGTGGTGCGGATCCTTATGACTACGAGCGGAATGACGGCTACGCCTAGGAGAATGAAAGCAATGGCCCTTGTTGCCTAACCGAGACCACTATTTTTCGCGATGACAGATCCGGATCCGTTTGCCAGGCCTGCAGCGTGTCGTGAGTGAGGGAATAGGACGGAGATAACAATGAGACAGAAATCACTAGGCTCTTGAGCGACTAGCGCTTGAAGTTGTCGAATTTGAAATGGTGCGCTGTTATTTTCTGCTTGGCTCTCTTCCAGGTGCCATGGGTCGTGATGCTGGGCTTATTATGGCGACTTCTCGCCGACATCTGCCGAAGCAAGGACAGCATCTACAAATTACTCAGGTGACACTACACGCTATTCTAAGGAATGTAATTGAAACGCGGCACCTGGCTGAAGTGACGTCAGGCTGTCTGACACTATTATTATTTTTGTTTTTGGCTTTTTTTTGGCGCACAGCATCGtgcagtcagtcagtcaggACTTAGTAAGGTGGTGCTCAATAAGCACCAAGCGCAACTCCGACTCCCTAATGCCAAACAGCTGACCTCGGGTGGACAAACTTGGTCTAATCTGCGGATAGAGTATTCCGTGTTGACGGATCTATTCTCAATAGCCCGCTCGCGTCGAAATTAGTGATGCACCATGTACGGCTTTCGCGATAATCCACCGAGACCCCTTTCTTCTCTACCCTCCGCTGGCGCTTCTAGGAATCATATGCATCCATGTCCAGGTTTCCATTCAACACGATCATGATGTCAGATCCGTTAAACCCGGATATGACCTTGCCAAAAGGTTGGCTCTTGGCTACTCTCGAGGAGGTCTTCCGTGTATAAGAGCAGTCTCAACGAAAGAGAATAAAATCGACATGCTACAACCTTCTGCACTCTCAGTCCTCAGTATAAAAACGTTAAAAGGCACGACTTCGTCCGCATTTACACTTTCGCACAACGACTCTACTACACCTTTTTCAAGACCCTGCTCTTCTTCAATCATCAAGCTCGACATGTTCAACAACAAAACAACCTCCCTTCTGACCCTTGGTCTTTTGGGCCTAGCCTGCGTGCCCTCGGCTGTGGCAGCCCCCCTCGCGGTAGAGGAGCTCGAATGGCCCACTCAGTACGTGCAGAGCGGCCAAACCTCGACTCGTGTCCTTGTGCAAGGCCATGGCCCGGCAGTGGTGATTGTCCCATCATATGgccgtgatggcggcgacgattTCAACGGCCTCACCTCTgctctcgtcgacgccggctaCCTTGTCCTGCGTCCCCAGCCACGGGGCACTCTGGGATCGTCTGGTCTTATGACGAACGTCACCCTGGACGACCTTGCCTCAGACATAGCCGACGTAATCGACACTATTGCAGGCGGTCGAGCAATTGTGTTCGGTCACGCCTTTGGCACGTTTGTCACTAAGCGTGTCGCGTTGAATTACCCCGACAAGGTTCCTGCGATTGTAGTCGCCTCCCCTGGTGGCCAGAAGATCCCCGAGGACATTGCCGGCATGCCTTTTGTCGCTGGCAACACCAGTTTGCCTGTCGCCACGCGCCTCGCGGCTCTGGAgttggccttcttcgcgcCTGGCCACGATGCTCATATCTGGCTGGATGGATGGTACCCGGACACGCTCGCTATGGAGCACGGAGCTATCGAGGCAGCTGGAGACCTGACCAAATTCTGGGCTGGTGCAAACTCTACGCAGGTTCTCGAACTTATCCCAGCCGAGGACCCGTTCCAGCCCGAGGATCAGTGGAACACCACGGCCAACCTGTTCCCTGACCGTGCCGTCTCAGTCATCATCCAGAACGCCTCGCATGCCCTTCTGCCAGAGAATCTGACGGGTGTAGTCGAAGCAGTATTGCCGTACCTGGCCCAGCAATCAACAAGGCTGTGATTGCTTTGCTTGTCACGCGACGGCTTCACTATAGTGTATTATCGACGTACTTTGAACCGTATTTCAATGGAATAGTGGGACTAAGGATTAGATAGTTAGAAGGAAGGCTATTTGTAACTTTGCTTTCCATGGGGGATATTAATTAATCAAGACTCTAAGGGCTGTAGTAGTCATAGCACACTTTAGATACATTCTCTTATAGAACATTACACCGATTCTGTGCAGGCATCGTAGGTGATAATCGCATATCATTATGATTAGAAAACTCTTGACCCTCTTATTAATATATCTCGTTAGATGTCTCTAGATGTCTCTCTGGATGTTGCTTTGTTGATGTGTGTCGATCACCACCTAGTCTGACCCAATACTGCTTCTGGATTATCATCACCAACAGCGACGGTAACGACAACCACACCTTAGCCCTAAAAACATCAAACCCCAGCCGATACCAAGGCCCTATCACAAAGAAGTGTAGTAACTCGCCCGCTGACGTCCTGTTTATCTCCTAAGGCAGTGTATAATCAGATACCCTTGTTGCAAACGGCACGTTTAGGTAATTTGCAGCGTTGCGTAGACAATGCAGAATAGAACATAATAAAGAAGATGTTTTTATTTCCAAGGGTTTTCTTCGGATCACTTCTAGCTGTTAACATGAGCTGTCTAGTGCTTAGGCAGTTATCAGCCTATGTAACAAGAAAGCGTATTTATTGGCCCTGTAGACCTGGACGATGATCTGTTATCAGAAGCAGGAAATGCCTTTGCCAGCTTGTATCGAGACAATCACACCATTCGTATCCGCAACCAACGATATTGGAGAATAGGCCTCTATTTCTTTTTTGACACAAATAAGATAAGACATATGAACTTGACGGATCGTATCCAGTGACAGTTGTCCTGGCCCGCTCGTGACAGCACTGTCCCCACCCGGTTAGGTCCAGCAGGTATCTGACTCAATTGTACTTCGTAATACGCAGGTAAACCTGTTTTTGGGACATCCTCTGCGGCCCGCCTTCTTATCCGTTGTAGCAAGTCTTACCGTCGAGTCGACCTGGCCGCTGTACAGATACTGTAGGTATGGCAGGATAACTCCAGTGAGCGAACGATTATGAGGTTATTCGTGGATTCTGGTGGGTTGCAGAAGAGAGGATCGAACATGAAGTGCAGCAATCGAAGGAGGTCGTGATATGGCTGGCCAGACGGACCCCACTCCGACGGAGGTTGATTCGTGTGATATAATTGACCCAGCCAGGCCTCCGTCTCCCCTTTCCCATCGATAACCCGGTCGACATTCCAACAGACACACTTGAAGTCCGAAGTTAAGCAGGTCTAGTCGCTTTAGACCTCGTCATACTCCTCC containing:
- a CDS encoding Putative polyketide cyclase SnoaL, NTF2-like domain superfamily, whose product is MNIDIPKLVKAAVPESEGRNARIVSDNMTSSNYRDSNFLSQDFPRARPKLYVTAEDEDFDQITLGEWRDENFDVEYLPMGSSPDKYRSKIRSLSKKKMGPCETFGIVAYGDAAAVCLEHYHVMDNNPEFKLGLLIAYYPTAIPDPKGHFPSSISTLVHLAAGEEIGVTKQTQMVGIQGKRRTTRKKVESGIGTGGTLRLAYPTYTYDAVPGFAEHDLEEYSKVPAELAWSRSLSAARKAFNNHVDLELVLEENVQGKFFTRNLNQTMSTYTTHKSPHVTHMPTLTGGIGASELERFYSQFFSNPPSLKLTLISRTIGADRVVDEVHVRFKHTEEMPWILPGVPATNKRVEVLVVSIVGLRGGKLYHEHVYWDQASVLVQIGLLDPELVPDAARKNGVQRLPVVGREAARRVLKGWDPDEEGEADNELISGWGDEDEQGGERDENEATPQDRERPKKKKDSNKNDSDKKNSAKKDSAKKDSNKKESDRKESDEKDSDNKGLPERPKSSTENSGDKS
- a CDS encoding Putative alpha/beta hydrolase-1, translating into MFNNKTTSLLTLGLLGLACVPSAVAAPLAVEELEWPTQYVQSGQTSTRVLVQGHGPAVVIVPSYGRDGGDDFNGLTSALVDAGYLVLRPQPRGTLGSSGLMTNVTLDDLASDIADVIDTIAGGRAIVFGHAFGTFVTKRVALNYPDKVPAIVVASPGGQKIPEDIAGMPFVAGNTSLPVATRLAALELAFFAPGHDAHIWLDGWYPDTLAMEHGAIEAAGDLTKFWAGANSTQVLELIPAEDPFQPEDQWNTTANLFPDRAVSVIIQNASHALLPENLTGVVEAVLPYLAQQSTRL